A portion of the Streptococcus urinalis 2285-97 genome contains these proteins:
- a CDS encoding 5-formyltetrahydrofolate cyclo-ligase encodes MEKREQRQNILKALKEHDKTRKKAKDHAFISALIKTDKYQNARTIASFLAFDFEFNTDLLIKQASKDGKIILIPKTYANRDMVFVPYHPDKLKKTNFGLMEPTNIEEAYDKKDIDLIHVPGVCFNQNGYRIGHGAGYYDRFLSDYQGNTISTVYDCQMVDFTPESHDIAVEELIIQ; translated from the coding sequence ATGGAAAAAAGAGAACAAAGACAAAACATATTAAAGGCTTTAAAAGAGCATGACAAGACTCGAAAAAAAGCTAAAGATCATGCTTTTATTAGCGCATTAATCAAAACAGACAAATACCAAAATGCTCGTACGATAGCTAGTTTTCTAGCCTTTGACTTTGAGTTTAATACAGATTTATTAATAAAACAGGCTTCAAAGGATGGCAAAATTATCTTAATTCCTAAAACGTATGCTAATAGAGATATGGTTTTTGTTCCATATCATCCAGATAAACTGAAAAAAACAAATTTTGGTTTGATGGAACCAACTAATATTGAAGAGGCATATGATAAAAAAGATATTGATTTGATTCATGTTCCAGGAGTTTGTTTCAATCAAAATGGCTATAGGATTGGTCATGGTGCTGGTTATTATGATCGCTTTTTATCTGATTATCAAGGTAACACTATTAGTACCGTTTACGATTGCCAAATGGTTGATTTCACACCAGAAAGTCATGATATTGCTGTTGAGGAGTTAATCATTCAATGA
- a CDS encoding transglutaminase domain-containing protein, with translation MKKLPFLGLSLIALLTLTACQQLPITNNISHLSTSNTINLTQTQKDKLRQEVKSNYYYQQLNKSQKENYLLIRRAANQFEGTISLNSDNQDSLKKTIRAFIMDNSDIFWMTSTNYQIESSEDSATITFNVPKDAQKTKEQLDQIANQIISDMPKTDDLSKAKYLYRYIIDHTDYDKSVLEDYQEGDLSSIKTEQDIRSVLLKHLSVCNGYAHTFQFLAHKAGLETIYITGDALTSSSQKIPHAWNLVKINQHYYSVDTTWGDPIFEGAINNQAKNVTNYHFFALPESIFNQSHKADLKIDASQSATSDNLRKLPSYNDDSLLDSVQNGYYFTSNSSDVICQYLSNQAKAGNETIDLQFDNKNHYQAIVDDLESNTEIYHQALMNYWSNYTGFSYALSPESLTITITPNH, from the coding sequence ATGAAAAAATTACCATTTTTAGGTTTGTCACTAATTGCTTTATTGACCCTAACAGCCTGTCAACAATTACCAATTACAAATAATATTAGTCATTTATCCACAAGCAACACGATTAATCTGACACAAACACAAAAAGACAAATTAAGACAAGAAGTTAAATCAAACTATTACTATCAACAGCTCAACAAAAGCCAAAAGGAAAATTACTTGCTCATCAGAAGAGCTGCAAATCAATTTGAAGGGACAATTTCGCTAAATTCAGATAATCAAGATAGTCTTAAGAAGACAATTAGGGCTTTTATCATGGATAATTCTGATATCTTTTGGATGACTTCAACTAATTATCAAATAGAAAGTAGCGAAGATAGTGCAACTATCACATTTAATGTTCCAAAAGATGCTCAGAAAACCAAAGAGCAATTAGACCAAATTGCAAATCAAATTATCAGTGATATGCCAAAAACAGATGACCTCTCAAAAGCAAAATACTTATATCGTTATATTATTGACCATACAGACTATGACAAGTCAGTCTTAGAGGATTATCAAGAAGGTGATCTATCTTCTATTAAGACTGAACAAGATATTAGAAGCGTTCTCCTAAAACACCTTTCTGTTTGTAATGGTTATGCTCATACGTTTCAATTCCTTGCTCACAAAGCTGGATTGGAAACAATCTATATAACAGGAGATGCTCTTACTTCTTCTAGTCAAAAGATTCCTCATGCTTGGAATCTTGTCAAGATTAATCAGCACTATTACTCTGTTGACACAACTTGGGGTGATCCTATTTTTGAAGGAGCAATCAACAATCAAGCCAAGAATGTCACCAATTATCATTTTTTTGCTTTACCTGAATCAATTTTCAACCAATCTCACAAAGCTGACTTGAAAATTGATGCAAGTCAATCAGCAACTTCTGATAATTTACGGAAATTACCATCCTACAATGATGATTCATTATTAGATTCTGTCCAAAATGGCTATTATTTTACAAGCAATTCAAGTGATGTCATCTGTCAATACCTTTCTAATCAAGCTAAAGCCGGAAATGAAACTATTGACTTACAATTTGACAATAAGAATCATTATCAAGCAATCGTCGATGACTTAGAAAGCAACACAGAGATTTATCATCAAGCCTTAATGAACTACTGGTCAAACTATACAGGGTTTTCATATGCTCTCTCACCAGAAAGTCTCACGATTACCATTACACCAAATCACTAA
- the dapD gene encoding 2,3,4,5-tetrahydropyridine-2,6-dicarboxylate N-acetyltransferase — translation MTSEKMTAQEIIAFIGNAEKKTKVKVTFEGQLSGQVPESVIKLGNTLFGDWKDIAPLLSKLVENKDYVVEQDGRNSAVPLLDKRYINARIEPGAIIRDQVTIEDNAVIMMGAVINIGAEIGRGTMIDMGAILGGRATVGENSHIGAGAVLAGVIEPASAEPVRIGNNVLVGANAVVIEGVQVGNGAVVAAGAIVTQDVPENVVVAGVPARIIKKIDSQTQQKTALEEALRHL, via the coding sequence ATGACATCAGAAAAAATGACAGCACAAGAAATTATTGCCTTTATTGGAAATGCAGAGAAAAAAACAAAGGTTAAGGTTACATTTGAAGGTCAGCTAAGTGGACAAGTTCCAGAATCAGTTATTAAACTAGGAAACACATTATTTGGTGATTGGAAAGATATAGCCCCCTTACTCTCTAAGCTTGTTGAAAATAAAGATTATGTCGTCGAACAAGATGGTCGAAACTCAGCAGTCCCCTTATTAGATAAGCGTTACATTAATGCTCGTATTGAACCTGGTGCTATTATTCGTGACCAAGTAACGATTGAAGATAATGCTGTCATTATGATGGGAGCAGTAATCAATATTGGTGCAGAAATTGGTCGTGGAACCATGATCGATATGGGTGCTATTTTAGGAGGCAGAGCAACTGTTGGTGAAAACAGTCATATTGGTGCTGGCGCTGTTTTGGCTGGTGTTATTGAGCCTGCTTCAGCAGAGCCTGTCAGAATCGGTAATAATGTTTTAGTTGGTGCTAATGCGGTGGTGATTGAGGGTGTTCAAGTTGGAAACGGTGCTGTTGTTGCAGCTGGTGCCATTGTAACGCAAGATGTCCCAGAAAATGTCGTTGTTGCCGGTGTACCAGCTAGAATTATCAAAAAGATTGATAGCCAAACACAACAAAAGACAGCCTTAGAGGAAGCACTACGTCACTTATAA
- a CDS encoding MATE family efflux transporter, whose amino-acid sequence MHDLTKGNPLKVILWFTIPLLIGSFFQLTYNFADSIIVGHTLGKNAFASVGATGSITFLILGFAEGLTSGLTIITSHKFGANDPEDIKKSFVHGLFYAMVTALVLTILALTFLRPLLEIMQTPKHLISSSYSFLSAIFGGMIFTILFNFFSSAIRALGNSKTPLIALIIACLINIVLDFIFILHFHLGVFGAGFATVIAQAFSVIYLMIYINYHIPYFKLSKKDLKLDHENLKNHARLGFPMAFQASIIAIGAIILQVTLNHLGTNAIAAQAIASKTDQLAMLPMLNLGLAISTYTAQNYGAKKYDRILSGLRKTLTITILWSIVFAILLISFNQFFSGLFLTSGSTQVFALALRYYIINGSCYWILAILFILRSFVQGLGHGFVPTLAGIMELVMRALVAVIGLIYFGFDGVAAANPAAWIGSILVLVPSTTILIKKLNTKNNLLK is encoded by the coding sequence ATGCATGATTTAACAAAAGGAAATCCTCTAAAAGTTATCTTATGGTTTACCATTCCTTTATTAATTGGTAGTTTTTTTCAGTTAACTTACAATTTTGCAGATAGCATTATTGTTGGTCATACACTAGGAAAAAATGCATTTGCTAGTGTAGGGGCGACAGGTAGTATTACTTTTTTGATCCTAGGGTTTGCTGAAGGGTTAACTTCTGGACTGACAATCATAACCTCTCATAAGTTTGGAGCTAATGACCCTGAAGATATTAAAAAAAGTTTTGTCCATGGTCTTTTTTATGCTATGGTAACTGCTTTAGTTTTAACCATTTTGGCTCTTACCTTTTTAAGACCACTTCTTGAAATCATGCAAACACCAAAGCATTTAATTTCATCATCTTATTCTTTTCTTTCAGCTATATTTGGTGGTATGATTTTCACCATTTTATTTAACTTTTTTTCTAGTGCTATTAGGGCATTAGGCAATTCAAAAACACCATTAATAGCTTTAATTATTGCTTGCCTTATTAATATTGTACTTGACTTTATCTTTATACTCCACTTTCATCTAGGAGTCTTTGGAGCAGGGTTTGCTACTGTCATTGCGCAAGCCTTTTCTGTCATTTATCTTATGATTTATATCAATTATCACATTCCCTATTTTAAACTTTCCAAAAAGGATTTAAAACTAGATCATGAAAATCTAAAAAATCACGCAAGACTTGGCTTTCCAATGGCTTTTCAAGCCAGCATCATCGCAATTGGAGCTATTATTTTACAAGTGACTTTAAATCATTTAGGAACAAATGCTATTGCTGCCCAAGCGATAGCTAGCAAAACAGATCAACTAGCAATGTTACCAATGCTTAATCTTGGACTTGCAATTTCTACATATACTGCTCAAAACTATGGTGCCAAAAAATATGATCGAATTTTATCTGGTCTCAGAAAAACACTTACCATTACCATTTTATGGTCTATTGTTTTTGCTATTTTGCTCATTAGCTTCAATCAATTCTTCTCAGGGCTTTTCTTAACTAGTGGTAGTACTCAAGTTTTTGCATTAGCCTTAAGATACTATATTATTAATGGTTCTTGTTACTGGATACTAGCCATATTATTTATACTAAGAAGTTTTGTACAAGGGTTAGGACATGGCTTTGTGCCAACCTTGGCAGGTATTATGGAATTAGTTATGAGAGCTTTAGTGGCTGTTATTGGTTTAATCTATTTTGGATTTGATGGTGTTGCTGCAGCCAATCCAGCAGCATGGATTGGAAGTATACTTGTTTTGGTTCCAAGCACAACTATTTTGATCAAAAAACTAAATACAAAAAATAATTTATTAAAATAA
- a CDS encoding MBL fold metallo-hydrolase has product MKLTTLGCWGGYPYKDGGTTSYLVTSQDGFQLLMDAGSRSLNELEKEISPLDLDAVIISHYHPDHVADLGVLRHYRQLYPKHLWEPKSLPIYGHDEDKHEFAKLTMEGVSDGIAYDVNGSQAIGPFDITFIKTVHPVVCYAFRIVERQTGHVLVFTGDTGYFKELAPFAKEADLLLADVYLYEGNENHFAHLTTKEAGEIATQAKVKRLVLTHMPPLPPKEIEAENHLELLRQEAELYSSGIPVDLAQPHKSWDLGN; this is encoded by the coding sequence ATGAAATTAACTACATTAGGTTGCTGGGGAGGTTATCCCTATAAAGATGGTGGAACAACTTCTTACCTAGTTACTAGCCAAGATGGATTTCAATTATTGATGGATGCAGGAAGTCGTTCTTTAAATGAGTTAGAAAAAGAAATAAGTCCTTTAGATTTAGATGCCGTTATCATAAGTCATTATCATCCTGATCATGTTGCTGATTTAGGTGTTTTAAGACATTATAGACAACTCTATCCAAAACACCTTTGGGAGCCAAAAAGTTTACCAATATATGGTCATGATGAAGATAAACATGAATTTGCTAAATTGACAATGGAAGGTGTCTCAGATGGGATTGCCTATGATGTTAATGGTAGTCAGGCTATTGGTCCTTTTGATATTACTTTTATCAAGACAGTTCATCCAGTGGTTTGTTATGCTTTTAGGATTGTTGAGCGACAAACTGGTCACGTTCTTGTCTTTACTGGAGATACTGGTTACTTTAAAGAATTGGCACCATTTGCTAAAGAGGCAGATTTGTTATTAGCTGATGTTTATTTATATGAAGGCAATGAAAATCATTTTGCTCATCTAACCACTAAAGAAGCTGGGGAAATTGCGACACAAGCTAAAGTAAAACGCCTTGTGCTAACTCATATGCCACCACTCCCACCAAAAGAAATAGAAGCAGAAAATCACTTAGAGTTATTGAGACAAGAAGCTGAGTTGTACTCATCTGGAATTCCAGTAGATTTAGCTCAACCTCACAAATCTTGGGATTTAGGAAACTAG
- a CDS encoding glucose-6-phosphate isomerase: MTHIQFDYSKLLGQFVNENEIDFMQDQVTQADTILRQGTGPGSDFLGWLDLPENYDKAEFDRILKAAEKIKADSEVLVVIGIGGSYLGAKAAIDFLNNHFANLQTAEYRKAPQILYAGNSISSTYLADLVEYVQDKDFSVNVISKSGTTTEPAIAFRVFKELLVEKYGQEEANKRIYATTDKVKGAVKVEADANNWDTFVVPDNVGGRFSVLTAVGLLPIAASGADIKALMEGANAARNELTSDKISENIAYQYAAVRNVLYRKGYITEILANYEPSLQYFGEWWKQLAGESEGKDQKGIYPTSANFSTDLHSLGQFIQEGYRNIFETVIRVDKPRRNITIPELAEDLDGLGYLQGKDVDFVNKKATDGVLLAHTDGGVPNMFVTLPQQDAFTLGYTIYFFELAIALSGYLNAVNPFNQPGVEAYKKNMFALLGKPGFEDLSAELNARL, from the coding sequence ATGACACATATTCAATTTGATTATTCAAAATTATTAGGCCAATTTGTTAATGAAAATGAAATCGATTTCATGCAAGATCAAGTAACTCAAGCGGATACCATTTTACGACAAGGTACTGGTCCAGGTTCTGATTTCTTGGGTTGGTTAGATTTACCAGAAAACTATGATAAAGCTGAATTTGATCGCATTCTTAAAGCAGCAGAAAAAATTAAAGCTGACAGTGAAGTCTTGGTAGTTATTGGTATTGGTGGTTCATATCTTGGAGCAAAAGCAGCAATTGATTTCTTAAACAATCATTTTGCTAACTTACAAACAGCTGAATACCGTAAAGCACCGCAAATTCTTTATGCTGGAAATTCAATTTCTTCAACTTACCTAGCAGACTTAGTTGAATACGTCCAAGATAAAGATTTTTCTGTAAACGTTATTTCAAAATCAGGAACAACGACTGAACCTGCTATTGCCTTCCGTGTTTTCAAAGAACTTCTAGTTGAAAAATATGGTCAAGAAGAAGCTAACAAACGTATCTATGCAACAACTGACAAAGTAAAAGGTGCAGTTAAAGTTGAAGCAGATGCTAATAATTGGGATACATTTGTTGTTCCAGATAATGTTGGTGGTCGTTTCTCTGTATTGACTGCTGTTGGACTATTACCAATTGCGGCATCTGGTGCAGATATTAAGGCACTTATGGAAGGTGCTAATGCAGCTCGTAACGAATTAACATCTGATAAGATTTCTGAAAATATTGCCTATCAATATGCTGCTGTGAGAAATGTCTTATATCGTAAAGGCTATATTACTGAAATCTTAGCTAATTACGAACCATCACTACAATACTTTGGTGAATGGTGGAAACAATTAGCTGGAGAATCTGAAGGTAAAGACCAAAAAGGGATTTACCCAACATCAGCAAACTTCTCTACTGACCTACATTCACTTGGTCAATTTATCCAAGAAGGTTACCGTAACATTTTCGAAACGGTTATCCGTGTCGACAAACCTCGTCGTAATATCACAATCCCAGAACTAGCTGAAGATCTTGATGGCTTAGGTTACCTACAAGGAAAAGATGTTGATTTTGTTAACAAAAAAGCAACTGATGGCGTTCTTTTAGCTCATACTGATGGTGGTGTTCCTAACATGTTTGTGACACTTCCACAACAAGATGCCTTTACACTTGGTTATACTATTTACTTCTTTGAATTAGCCATTGCACTTTCTGGTTATTTAAATGCTGTAAATCCATTTAACCAACCAGGTGTAGAAGCTTACAAGAAAAATATGTTTGCACTTCTTGGAAAACCAGGATTTGAAGACTTGTCAGCAGAATTAAACGCACGTTTGTAA
- a CDS encoding DUF4352 domain-containing protein, with amino-acid sequence MAKKIKDENGNVYVQKKPFYKRIWFILLVAIILISVFANMGSSTSTNKKTSNADSQSSSSSSSTKTSSESNKKTVYSVGQNVKVGDLEYVVNSKSTASNVGGEYGKDASGVYLILNVTVKNNGKKAVTVDSNFFKLIKGETEYSSDSSAGAYANEDAKFFLSEVNPGNNITGNVVFDVNQDVVENSDLQLQVQTGAWGTQTELININK; translated from the coding sequence GTGGCAAAGAAAATTAAAGATGAGAATGGAAATGTTTATGTTCAAAAGAAACCATTTTATAAACGTATATGGTTCATTCTTTTAGTAGCTATAATTTTAATTTCAGTTTTCGCTAATATGGGAAGTAGTACATCAACGAATAAGAAAACATCAAATGCTGATAGTCAATCCTCAAGTAGTTCAAGTTCAACTAAGACTTCATCTGAAAGTAATAAAAAAACAGTGTATTCAGTTGGACAAAATGTTAAAGTTGGCGATTTAGAATATGTTGTTAATTCTAAGTCTACTGCTTCAAATGTTGGTGGTGAATATGGAAAAGATGCATCAGGTGTTTATTTAATACTGAATGTAACTGTTAAAAATAATGGAAAAAAAGCAGTTACCGTTGATTCCAATTTTTTCAAATTAATAAAAGGAGAAACTGAGTATTCATCTGATTCTTCTGCAGGAGCTTATGCAAATGAAGATGCTAAATTCTTTTTAAGTGAAGTTAATCCTGGCAATAATATTACAGGAAATGTTGTTTTTGATGTGAATCAAGATGTTGTTGAAAACTCTGATTTACAACTACAAGTTCAAACTGGTGCTTGGGGAACTCAAACAGAATTAATAAATATTAACAAATAA
- a CDS encoding N-acetyldiaminopimelate deacetylase, translating into MPIDFTQIRRDLHQIPEIGFEEFETQAYLLKTLDSICRGKAFIERKTWKTGILVFIKGSQPSKTIGWRTDIDGLPVVEETGLAFESQHEGKMHACGHDIHMTVALGLVEACSNVQPKDNLLFLFQPAEENLAGGMEMFKAGVLEEWKPDEFYGLHVRPDLKVGDIATNTSTLFAGTCEVLVTITGKGGHAAFPHNANDALVAAAYFITQVQTIISRNVDPIQGGVVTFGSLHAGTTNNVIAESAICHGTIRSLTQDMNLHIQKRLKAIGEGIAASFGVNVVVELKQGGYLPVENDPKLVQELMIFFKDRPAVNLIDCEPAMIGEDFGYLLHQIPGVMFWLGVDSPYPLHHSKMTPDEDAISFAITEIAAFLNTKVTI; encoded by the coding sequence ATGCCAATAGATTTTACCCAAATTAGAAGAGATTTACATCAGATACCAGAAATCGGATTTGAAGAGTTTGAAACACAGGCATATCTCTTAAAAACCTTAGACAGTATTTGTCGTGGAAAAGCATTTATTGAACGCAAAACATGGAAAACAGGCATTCTAGTATTTATTAAAGGTAGTCAACCTAGTAAAACTATTGGTTGGCGTACAGATATAGATGGTTTGCCAGTGGTGGAAGAGACTGGATTAGCTTTTGAAAGTCAACATGAAGGAAAAATGCACGCTTGTGGGCATGATATTCATATGACAGTTGCTTTAGGACTTGTTGAAGCTTGTAGTAACGTTCAGCCTAAAGATAATCTACTCTTTTTATTTCAACCTGCGGAAGAAAATCTAGCTGGTGGGATGGAGATGTTTAAGGCTGGAGTATTAGAAGAATGGAAACCAGACGAATTTTATGGTTTACATGTACGACCAGATTTAAAAGTGGGAGATATCGCAACAAACACAAGTACTTTATTTGCAGGTACTTGCGAAGTACTTGTTACCATAACTGGTAAAGGTGGTCATGCAGCATTTCCTCATAATGCTAATGATGCTCTAGTCGCAGCAGCCTACTTTATTACTCAAGTACAGACCATAATAAGCCGCAATGTAGACCCTATTCAAGGTGGTGTTGTTACCTTTGGTTCTTTACATGCGGGAACGACAAATAATGTGATAGCAGAATCAGCAATCTGTCATGGAACTATTAGATCATTGACCCAAGACATGAACCTTCATATTCAAAAACGTTTGAAGGCAATCGGCGAAGGAATTGCAGCATCCTTTGGTGTAAATGTCGTCGTTGAATTAAAACAAGGTGGCTACCTACCAGTTGAAAATGACCCCAAATTAGTTCAAGAGTTAATGATTTTCTTTAAAGATAGACCAGCTGTAAATCTAATTGATTGCGAACCTGCAATGATAGGTGAAGATTTTGGTTATCTGTTGCACCAGATACCAGGTGTCATGTTTTGGTTAGGAGTAGACAGTCCTTATCCACTACACCATAGCAAAATGACACCTGATGAGGATGCTATTTCTTTTGCCATCACAGAAATTGCAGCATTCTTAAACACTAAGGTTACCATATAA
- a CDS encoding rhomboid family intramembrane serine protease, which produces MKSFFKHYPATTFLLTITILVFVGMQTAYPGQATSPQAILTFGGMYGHYLAYDHTHIWRLVTPIFVHIGLGHFFLNILALYFVGQMAEGIWGSPYFLLLYILAGISGNVFTLLFTPDVIAAGASTSLFGLFAAIMMVAVFSPDASLKGLGRDYFMLILINLVMNIFMPNVSIAGHIGGLVGGILVAIFLPARIPLNHQKWFYRLSALCLYIALMIGMLSISL; this is translated from the coding sequence ATGAAATCTTTTTTTAAACACTATCCAGCAACAACATTTTTATTAACCATTACAATTTTAGTATTTGTAGGAATGCAAACTGCTTATCCTGGTCAAGCCACATCTCCCCAAGCAATTTTAACCTTTGGAGGGATGTATGGACATTATCTGGCTTATGACCATACACACATTTGGAGACTGGTAACCCCCATTTTTGTTCATATTGGGCTTGGCCATTTCTTTTTAAATATTTTGGCCTTGTATTTTGTTGGACAGATGGCTGAAGGTATTTGGGGCTCACCTTACTTTTTACTACTTTATATTTTAGCTGGTATCAGTGGGAATGTTTTTACATTACTATTTACTCCAGACGTAATTGCAGCTGGTGCTTCTACTTCTTTATTTGGTCTTTTTGCAGCGATTATGATGGTAGCAGTATTTAGTCCTGATGCTTCTTTAAAGGGTTTGGGTAGAGATTACTTTATGCTAATATTAATTAATTTAGTCATGAATATCTTTATGCCAAATGTTAGTATCGCTGGACATATTGGTGGCCTTGTTGGCGGTATTTTAGTAGCTATCTTTTTACCTGCAAGAATCCCGTTAAATCATCAAAAATGGTTTTACCGTTTGAGTGCATTATGTCTTTATATAGCTTTAATGATTGGAATGCTTTCAATTTCCCTATAA
- the galU gene encoding UTP--glucose-1-phosphate uridylyltransferase GalU has translation MSMKKVRKAVIPAAGLGTRFLPATKALAKEMLPIVDKPTVQFIVEEALKSGIEDILIVTGKSKRSIEDHFDSNFELEYNLEQKGKTDLLKLVNDTTAINLHFIRQSHPRGLGDAVLQAKAFVGNEPFVVMLGDDLMDITDPDAVPLTKQLMNDFKETHASTIAVMEVPHEDVSAYGVIAPHGEGVNGRYSVSKFVEKPSPEEAPSNLAIIGRYLLTPEIFSILETQEPGAGNEVQLTDAIDTLNKTQRVFAHQFTGNRYDVGDKFGFMKTSIDYALQHPQVKDDLTKYIIELGQELSKK, from the coding sequence ATTTCAATGAAAAAAGTGAGAAAAGCTGTTATTCCAGCTGCTGGACTTGGAACTCGTTTTCTTCCTGCAACAAAAGCTTTAGCAAAGGAAATGTTGCCAATTGTCGATAAACCTACAGTACAATTCATCGTAGAAGAAGCTTTAAAGTCAGGAATTGAAGATATTTTGATTGTTACAGGTAAATCAAAAAGATCAATAGAAGATCATTTTGATTCTAATTTTGAATTAGAGTACAATCTTGAACAAAAAGGTAAAACAGACCTATTAAAACTTGTTAATGACACTACAGCTATCAATCTTCACTTCATTCGCCAGAGTCATCCAAGAGGTCTTGGTGATGCGGTCCTACAAGCAAAGGCATTTGTTGGGAATGAACCTTTTGTTGTAATGCTTGGTGATGATTTAATGGACATTACTGATCCTGATGCTGTTCCCCTAACGAAGCAATTAATGAATGACTTTAAAGAAACACATGCTTCCACTATTGCTGTTATGGAAGTCCCACATGAGGATGTTTCAGCCTATGGTGTTATTGCTCCTCATGGTGAAGGAGTTAATGGACGCTATAGCGTCAGCAAATTTGTTGAAAAACCTTCTCCAGAAGAGGCCCCAAGCAATTTAGCTATCATTGGTCGTTATCTTCTAACTCCCGAAATATTTAGTATTTTAGAAACTCAAGAACCTGGTGCCGGTAACGAAGTTCAACTTACTGATGCCATTGACACTTTAAATAAAACGCAGCGTGTCTTTGCACATCAATTTACTGGTAATCGTTATGATGTTGGTGATAAATTTGGGTTTATGAAAACATCTATTGACTATGCTCTTCAACACCCACAGGTCAAAGATGATTTAACCAAATATATCATTGAGCTAGGCCAAGAACTTTCAAAGAAATAA
- the tadA gene encoding tRNA adenosine(34) deaminase TadA yields MDFSQEEKEYFMTQALLEAEKSLAKDEIPIGCVIVKDNHIIGRGHNAREELNQAVMHAEIMAINEANAVEGNWRLLDTTLFVTIEPCIMCSGAIGLARIPHVIYGASNQKFGAAGSLYDILTDKRLNHRVLVETGILADRCAEMMQTFFKKRRDAKKQNQVTDSH; encoded by the coding sequence ATGGATTTCTCACAAGAAGAAAAAGAGTATTTTATGACGCAAGCTCTATTGGAAGCAGAAAAATCACTTGCCAAAGATGAGATTCCAATAGGTTGTGTCATTGTTAAAGATAATCACATCATCGGACGAGGACATAACGCTCGAGAGGAATTAAATCAAGCAGTCATGCATGCAGAAATAATGGCAATCAATGAAGCCAATGCAGTTGAAGGGAATTGGCGCTTGTTAGACACAACATTATTTGTAACAATAGAGCCATGTATTATGTGTAGTGGTGCTATTGGACTTGCAAGAATTCCACACGTCATTTATGGTGCTAGTAATCAAAAATTTGGAGCGGCAGGGAGTTTATATGATATTTTGACAGACAAACGTCTAAATCATAGAGTTCTTGTTGAAACAGGCATATTAGCAGACAGATGTGCTGAGATGATGCAGACCTTTTTTAAAAAAAGAAGAGATGCTAAAAAACAAAATCAGGTAACTGATAGTCACTAA